In the genome of Rhizobium etli 8C-3, one region contains:
- a CDS encoding UPF0262 family protein: protein MAKGDFRLSDIVLDDTIGRSTPDVEHERAVAIFDLIEENSFEPVGHSGGPYRLKISLVDSKLVFAIATEEGLDVATHILSLTPFRRLVKDYFMICESYYEAIRSASPSRIEAIDMGRRGIHNEGSQTLKDRLAGKIEVDFDTARRIFTLVCVLYWRG, encoded by the coding sequence ATGGCGAAGGGCGACTTCCGGCTCTCAGATATCGTCCTTGACGATACGATCGGCCGTTCGACGCCCGATGTCGAGCACGAGCGCGCCGTCGCGATCTTCGATCTCATCGAAGAAAACAGCTTCGAGCCAGTCGGCCACAGCGGCGGGCCCTACCGGCTGAAGATTTCTCTGGTCGATTCCAAGCTCGTCTTTGCGATCGCTACAGAAGAGGGACTTGATGTTGCGACCCATATCCTGTCGCTGACCCCCTTCCGCCGCCTCGTGAAGGACTATTTCATGATCTGCGAAAGCTATTACGAGGCGATCCGTTCTGCCTCGCCGAGCCGCATCGAGGCGATCGACATGGGCCGGCGCGGCATCCACAACGAGGGGTCGCAGACATTGAAGGACAGGCTTGCCGGCAAGATAGAGGTCGATTTCGACACGGCTCGCCGCATCTTCACGCTCGTCTGCGTGCTCTACTGGCGCGGATGA
- a CDS encoding low molecular weight phosphatase family protein, whose product MTAMAPAPTTAEGKAPGAILFMCGLNAIRSPIAEAIARSILPRNTYIRSAGVRAGERDPFVDVVLDEIGLSLGRRQPQTLDELEDDYFDLIITLSPQAHHAALELTRSSAVDVIYWPTMDPTVTTGTREQILDAYREVRDHLEMLIETRLVRRNGIAAQSA is encoded by the coding sequence ATGACGGCGATGGCGCCGGCCCCGACCACGGCAGAAGGAAAGGCGCCTGGTGCGATTCTCTTCATGTGCGGACTTAACGCCATCCGCTCGCCGATAGCCGAAGCGATCGCCCGTAGCATCCTGCCCAGGAATACCTATATACGTTCGGCAGGCGTTCGCGCCGGCGAGCGCGATCCCTTTGTCGACGTCGTGCTTGATGAAATCGGCCTGTCGCTCGGGCGTCGCCAGCCACAGACGCTTGACGAACTCGAGGATGATTATTTCGATCTCATCATCACGCTCTCTCCGCAGGCCCATCACGCCGCACTGGAACTGACGCGGTCGAGCGCCGTCGACGTAATCTATTGGCCGACCATGGATCCGACGGTTACAACCGGTACCCGCGAGCAGATTCTTGACGCCTACCGTGAGGTGCGTGATCACCTTGAGATGCTCATCGAAACCCGGCTCGTCAGGAGAAATGGCATTGCGGCGCAATCGGCATGA
- the infA gene encoding translation initiation factor IF-1: MPKEEVLEFPGIVTELLPNATFRVKLENEHEIIAHTAGRMRKNRIRVLAGDKVLVEMTPYDLTKGRITYRFK; the protein is encoded by the coding sequence ATGCCTAAAGAAGAAGTCCTCGAATTCCCGGGTATTGTGACCGAACTTCTGCCGAACGCGACCTTTCGCGTGAAGCTCGAAAACGAGCACGAAATCATCGCCCACACGGCAGGCCGCATGCGCAAGAACCGCATCCGCGTTCTCGCCGGCGACAAGGTCCTTGTGGAAATGACGCCTTACGATCTCACGAAGGGCCGCATCACCTATCGTTTCAAATAG
- a CDS encoding Maf-like protein produces the protein MALTYKLILASGSPRRVDLLNQAGIEPSRLMPMDIDETPRKSEHPRSLARRLSTEKAEAALAAIKGDMAWKGSYILAADTVVAVGRRILGKAEFADEASASLHLLSGRSHWVYTGVCLVTPDRKIRQKIAETKVRFKRLSGFEIENYLASGQWRGKAGAYGIQGLAGSFVQKMVGSYTNVVGLPLYETILLLTGEGFDVHSRWPEG, from the coding sequence ATGGCGCTCACATACAAGCTCATTCTGGCTTCCGGCTCGCCGCGCCGTGTGGACCTGCTCAATCAGGCAGGCATCGAGCCCTCGCGCCTGATGCCGATGGATATCGATGAGACGCCGAGAAAATCAGAGCATCCGCGTTCGCTCGCCCGGCGCCTGTCGACGGAAAAGGCCGAAGCGGCATTAGCCGCGATCAAGGGCGACATGGCCTGGAAGGGCAGCTATATCCTTGCTGCCGACACTGTCGTTGCCGTCGGCCGCCGCATTCTCGGCAAGGCCGAATTCGCCGATGAGGCTTCCGCCTCGCTGCATCTGCTTTCCGGCCGCAGCCACTGGGTCTATACCGGCGTCTGCCTGGTAACGCCCGACCGCAAGATCCGCCAGAAGATTGCCGAGACGAAGGTGCGGTTCAAACGACTTTCCGGTTTCGAGATCGAGAACTATCTCGCTTCTGGCCAGTGGCGCGGCAAGGCGGGTGCCTATGGCATCCAGGGGCTGGCCGGCAGCTTCGTGCAGAAGATGGTGGGCTCCTACACCAATGTCGTCGGCCTGCCGCTTTATGAAACAATCCTGCTGCTGACCGGCGAAGGCTTCGACGTGCATAGCCGGTGGCCTGAGGGCTGA
- the yacG gene encoding DNA gyrase inhibitor YacG produces the protein MPEEKSNAKVAPLRKTRPCPECGKPSHRDHYPFCSNRCREADLSRWLNGAYAIPVAEDEKKADYDDEE, from the coding sequence ATGCCCGAAGAGAAAAGCAACGCCAAGGTCGCACCGCTGCGCAAGACGCGCCCTTGTCCGGAATGCGGCAAGCCCTCCCACCGCGACCACTACCCTTTCTGTTCGAACCGCTGTCGCGAGGCCGACCTCTCCCGCTGGCTGAACGGCGCCTATGCCATTCCGGTTGCCGAAGACGAGAAGAAGGCGGACTACGACGACGAAGAGTAG
- a CDS encoding DUF1515 family protein, producing MPSGLLPAGAEPSNGLLGGHALMRLVRRGLRAGYGPIRQADYDVKRWKLIGIGALAVIGIGSMAMG from the coding sequence ATGCCGAGCGGCTTACTCCCCGCTGGAGCAGAGCCTTCCAATGGTCTTTTGGGAGGGCACGCGTTGATGCGTCTGGTCAGGCGCGGTCTCCGTGCGGGCTATGGCCCAATTAGACAAGCGGATTATGACGTCAAGCGTTGGAAGTTGATAGGGATTGGGGCGCTTGCCGTCATCGGAATCGGCTCAATGGCGATGGGCTGA
- a CDS encoding cupredoxin domain-containing protein has product MTAGLLNRRQLLVTGAAVLTGSALARAHNGTVHVVIEKLAFLPADIEVNAGEIIEWINKDPFAHTATVEGGWEVLIPPGKVASHLVAASDTVDYYCRFHPNMKGRIKIVQ; this is encoded by the coding sequence ATGACGGCTGGCCTTCTCAACCGCCGGCAGCTTCTCGTGACGGGCGCCGCGGTGCTCACGGGCAGCGCGCTTGCCCGCGCCCACAACGGCACGGTCCATGTCGTGATCGAGAAACTTGCCTTCCTGCCCGCCGACATCGAGGTCAATGCCGGCGAGATCATCGAATGGATCAATAAGGATCCCTTCGCCCACACTGCTACCGTCGAGGGCGGCTGGGAGGTCCTTATCCCGCCCGGTAAAGTGGCAAGCCATCTCGTCGCTGCAAGTGACACTGTCGACTACTACTGCCGATTTCATCCGAATATGAAGGGGCGAATAAAAATCGTACAATGA
- a CDS encoding DUF4142 domain-containing protein encodes MKTLIAALGAACLALTAPLATAADKPTDPQIAHIAYSAGVIDVEAAKLALSKTTNPDVKSFAESMQKDHETVNEMALVLVKKLNVTPEDNATSQTLAKAAEGKRAELSKLDGAAFDRAYIESEVAYHKQVNGALETLLIPSTQNAELKSLLETGLKLFQGHQQHAEHVAAGLK; translated from the coding sequence ATGAAAACCCTGATTGCCGCGCTCGGCGCAGCCTGCCTTGCCCTCACCGCCCCTCTTGCGACAGCGGCCGACAAGCCGACTGATCCGCAGATCGCCCATATCGCCTACAGTGCCGGCGTCATCGACGTGGAAGCCGCCAAGCTCGCCCTCTCGAAGACGACGAATCCGGACGTTAAATCCTTCGCCGAGTCGATGCAGAAGGACCACGAGACCGTCAACGAGATGGCACTGGTACTCGTTAAGAAGCTGAACGTGACACCGGAGGATAACGCCACCAGCCAGACGCTTGCCAAGGCGGCTGAGGGGAAGCGCGCCGAACTCAGCAAGCTCGATGGCGCCGCCTTCGACAGGGCTTATATCGAGAGCGAAGTTGCCTACCATAAGCAGGTCAATGGCGCGCTCGAAACCCTGCTCATCCCCTCGACACAGAATGCTGAACTGAAAAGTCTGCTGGAAACCGGACTGAAACTTTTCCAGGGCCATCAGCAGCATGCCGAGCATGTCGCCGCAGGCCTGAAATGA